A genomic segment from Pseudomonas mendocina encodes:
- the lptA gene encoding lipopolysaccharide transport periplasmic protein LptA, which produces MRFVNTLPLILSLGAALGSAAAWALPSDRDQPIRIQADSAELDDKQGVAVYRGDVIITQGTLKITGDTVTITQTASGDIDVFTSVGNLAYYEQKPAVDKDIVKAYGKTIQYFASNERIVLIDQAKVIQEGITFEGEKIVYDTRRQIVNAGRATGGNVSTPRPRIDMVIQPKNKPADQQQ; this is translated from the coding sequence ATGAGGTTCGTTAATACCCTCCCCCTGATTCTCAGCCTCGGCGCCGCATTGGGAAGCGCGGCTGCCTGGGCACTGCCATCGGATCGAGACCAGCCGATTCGCATCCAGGCCGACAGCGCCGAACTGGATGACAAGCAGGGCGTCGCCGTGTACCGGGGTGACGTGATCATCACCCAGGGCACCCTGAAGATCACCGGCGACACCGTGACCATCACGCAGACCGCCAGCGGCGATATCGACGTCTTCACCTCGGTGGGCAACCTGGCTTACTACGAGCAAAAGCCAGCCGTGGACAAGGACATCGTCAAAGCCTACGGCAAGACCATCCAGTATTTCGCCAGCAACGAGCGCATCGTGCTGATCGATCAGGCCAAGGTGATCCAGGAAGGTATCACCTTCGAAGGCGAGAAGATCGTCTATGACACCCGCCGCCAGATCGTCAATGCCGGTCGCGCCACGGGCGGCAACGTCAGCACGCCGCGCCCGCGCATCGACATGGTCATCCAACCGAAGAACAAACCCGCGGATCAGCAGCAGTAA
- a CDS encoding RNA polymerase factor sigma-54 — MKPSLVLKMGQQLTMTPQLQQAIRLLQLSTLDLQQEIQEALESNPMLERQEDGDDFDNSDPMADGAESATPAPSKEESYQETTPTVDNLEDGEWGERIPNELPVDTAWEDIYQTSASSLPSNDDDEWDFTTRTSSGESLHSHLLWQLNLAPMSDKDRLIAATLIDCINNDGYLEETLEEVTESFDPELDIEQDEVEVVLHRIQQFEPAGIGARDLRECLLLQLRQLPANTPWLNETQRVVSDYLELLGSRDYAQLMRRTKLKEDELRQVIDLIQRLNPRPGSQIESSEPEYVVPDVIVRKHNDRWLVELNQEAMPRLRVNPQYAGFVKRADSSADNTFMRNQLQEARWFIKSLQSRNETLMKVATQIVEHQRGFLDYGDEAMKPLVLHDIAEAVGMHESTISRVTTQKFMHTPRGIYELKYFFSSHVSTAEGGECSSTAIRAIIKKLVAAENAKKPLSDSKIAGLLEAQGIQVARRTVAKYRESLGIAPSSERKRLM; from the coding sequence ATGAAACCATCGCTAGTCCTCAAGATGGGCCAGCAGCTGACGATGACCCCGCAGCTGCAACAGGCTATCCGCCTCCTCCAACTGTCCACCCTGGACCTGCAACAGGAAATCCAGGAGGCGCTGGAATCCAACCCCATGCTCGAGCGCCAGGAAGATGGCGACGACTTCGACAACAGCGACCCGATGGCCGATGGCGCCGAAAGCGCTACCCCTGCCCCGAGCAAGGAAGAGAGCTATCAGGAAACCACTCCGACGGTGGACAACCTGGAAGACGGCGAGTGGGGCGAACGCATCCCCAACGAGCTGCCGGTCGATACCGCCTGGGAAGACATCTACCAGACCAGCGCCAGCAGCCTGCCCAGCAACGATGACGACGAGTGGGACTTCACCACTCGCACCTCTAGCGGTGAGAGCCTGCACAGTCACCTGCTCTGGCAACTGAACCTGGCTCCCATGTCGGACAAGGACCGACTGATTGCCGCCACCCTGATCGACTGCATCAACAATGATGGCTACCTCGAAGAAACCCTCGAGGAAGTGACCGAGTCCTTCGACCCCGAACTGGATATCGAGCAGGACGAAGTCGAGGTCGTGCTGCACCGCATCCAGCAGTTCGAACCGGCCGGTATCGGCGCCCGCGACCTGCGCGAATGCCTGCTGCTGCAATTGCGCCAGCTACCTGCCAACACGCCCTGGCTGAACGAAACCCAGCGCGTGGTCAGCGACTACCTGGAGCTGCTCGGCAGCCGCGACTACGCACAGCTGATGCGCCGCACCAAACTCAAGGAAGACGAGCTGCGCCAGGTCATCGACCTGATCCAGCGCCTGAATCCGCGACCGGGCTCGCAAATCGAGTCCAGCGAGCCGGAATACGTAGTACCGGACGTGATCGTGCGTAAGCACAACGACCGCTGGCTGGTGGAACTGAACCAGGAAGCCATGCCACGACTGAGGGTCAACCCGCAGTATGCCGGCTTCGTCAAACGCGCCGACTCCAGCGCCGACAACACCTTCATGCGCAACCAGTTGCAGGAGGCGCGCTGGTTCATCAAGAGCCTGCAGAGCCGCAACGAAACGCTGATGAAGGTGGCCACACAGATCGTCGAGCACCAACGTGGTTTTCTCGACTACGGCGACGAGGCGATGAAGCCTCTGGTCCTGCACGACATCGCCGAAGCGGTAGGTATGCACGAGTCGACGATCTCACGCGTGACCACGCAGAAATTCATGCACACGCCACGTGGTATTTACGAGCTGAAATATTTCTTCTCCAGCCACGTCAGCACCGCTGAAGGCGGTGAATGCTCGTCCACCGCGATCCGCGCCATCATCAAAAAACTGGTTGCTGCGGAAAACGCGAAAAAGCCATTGAGTGACAGCAAGATCGCTGGTTTACTGGAGGCACAAGGCATCCAAGTCGCCCGTCGGACGGTCGCCAAGTATCGCGAGTCCCTCGGTATAGCGCCCTCCAGTGAGCGCAAGCGACTGATGTAG
- a CDS encoding ATP-binding cassette domain-containing protein, with product MSAEHEYAIELQGVSFQRGTRSIFDRVDIRIPRGKVTGIMGPSGCGKTTLLRLIAAELRPSAGDVRVDGISLPKLSRDELFDMRKQMGVLFQSGALFTDLDVFENVAFPLRVHTKLPEEMIRDIVLMKLQAVGLRGALELMPDELSGGMKRRVALARAIALDPQILLYDEPFVGQDPIAMGVLVRLIRLLNDALGITSVVVSHDLAETASIADYIYVVGDAQVLGQGTPAELMASDNPRIRQFMKGIPDGPVPFHFPAPDYREDLLGRG from the coding sequence ATGAGCGCCGAGCACGAGTACGCGATCGAGTTGCAGGGCGTCAGCTTTCAGCGCGGCACGCGGTCGATTTTCGACAGGGTCGACATTCGCATTCCGCGCGGCAAAGTCACCGGCATCATGGGGCCCTCCGGCTGCGGCAAGACTACCTTGTTGCGCCTGATTGCCGCCGAGCTGCGCCCTTCTGCAGGCGATGTTCGCGTCGACGGCATCAGCCTGCCGAAGCTCTCGCGCGACGAACTGTTCGATATGCGCAAGCAGATGGGCGTGCTATTCCAAAGCGGTGCGTTGTTCACCGATCTCGACGTGTTCGAGAACGTGGCCTTTCCGTTGCGCGTGCACACCAAGCTCCCCGAGGAGATGATTCGCGACATCGTCCTGATGAAGCTGCAGGCCGTTGGTCTGCGCGGGGCGCTGGAACTGATGCCGGATGAGCTGTCGGGCGGTATGAAGCGGCGCGTGGCGCTGGCACGTGCCATCGCCCTCGATCCGCAGATTTTACTGTATGACGAGCCGTTCGTCGGCCAGGACCCTATCGCCATGGGCGTGCTGGTGCGTTTGATTCGCCTGCTTAACGATGCCTTGGGAATCACCAGTGTGGTGGTCTCTCACGATCTAGCGGAAACCGCCAGCATCGCTGACTACATCTATGTGGTCGGTGATGCCCAGGTACTGGGGCAGGGTACGCCGGCCGAGCTGATGGCGTCGGATAATCCGCGTATCCGTCAGTTCATGAAGGGCATTCCGGATGGCCCGGTGCCATTCCATTTTCCAGCGCCGGACTATCGCGAAGATCTGTTGGGGAGAGGTTGA
- the mlaD gene encoding outer membrane lipid asymmetry maintenance protein MlaD → MQNRTLEIGVGLFLMAGVLALLLLALRVSGLSVGSAGDTYKVYAYFDNIAGLTVRAKVTMAGVSIGKVTAIDLDRDSYMGRVTLELDGNVNNLPEDSTASILTAGLLGEKYIGISVGGDEEVLKDGSTIHDTQSSLVLEDLIGKFLLNSVNKDEAN, encoded by the coding sequence ATGCAAAACCGCACGCTGGAGATTGGTGTCGGCCTGTTCCTCATGGCTGGTGTGCTGGCCCTGCTGCTGTTGGCCTTGCGCGTCAGCGGCCTGAGCGTCGGCAGTGCAGGCGATACCTACAAAGTCTACGCCTACTTCGACAACATCGCCGGGCTCACCGTGCGCGCCAAGGTCACGATGGCCGGCGTGAGCATCGGCAAGGTCACCGCCATCGATCTGGATCGCGACAGCTACATGGGCCGGGTGACCCTGGAGCTTGATGGCAACGTCAATAACCTGCCCGAGGATTCCACTGCGTCGATCCTGACTGCAGGTCTGCTCGGTGAGAAGTACATCGGCATCAGCGTCGGTGGTGACGAGGAGGTGCTCAAGGACGGCAGCACCATCCACGACACGCAGTCCTCGCTGGTGCTGGAAGACCTGATTGGCAAATTCCTGCTCAATTCGGTCAATAAAGATGAAGCCAATTGA
- the lptC gene encoding LPS export ABC transporter periplasmic protein LptC, with protein MPRKILNILIFALIAIVVAALGYWNLAPDSARVTQQSGDDNVVDFYVMGARTVQFQDDGKVHYRMTADKLEHVKNTDITLVDTPKLDLYRGTELPWKVTSQRAEVSPGGVEVELIDDVRIARTDAKNRPTIITSSRMTVIPDKEYAQTEQAVRIVAANGVTTAQGMKAYLNDGRMLLQSNVRGQHEVR; from the coding sequence ATGCCGCGTAAAATCCTCAATATTCTGATATTCGCCCTGATTGCGATCGTGGTGGCCGCCCTCGGCTACTGGAACCTAGCGCCGGACAGCGCCCGCGTAACTCAACAGAGCGGCGACGACAACGTCGTCGACTTCTATGTGATGGGCGCGCGCACCGTGCAATTCCAGGACGACGGCAAGGTGCACTACCGCATGACTGCGGACAAGCTCGAACACGTCAAGAACACCGACATCACTCTGGTAGACACGCCCAAGCTGGACCTCTATCGCGGCACAGAACTGCCGTGGAAAGTCACCAGCCAGCGTGCCGAAGTCTCACCTGGCGGCGTCGAGGTAGAACTGATCGACGACGTGCGCATCGCCCGCACCGATGCCAAGAACCGTCCAACTATCATCACCAGTAGCCGCATGACCGTTATTCCTGACAAGGAATATGCGCAGACCGAGCAAGCCGTTAGAATCGTCGCGGCCAACGGGGTGACCACGGCACAAGGAATGAAAGCGTACTTGAATGACGGCAGGATGCTCCTGCAGTCCAACGTAAGAGGCCAGCATGAGGTTCGTTAA
- a CDS encoding KdsC family phosphatase, producing MNDLLQRARVVKLAIFDVDGVLTDGRLYFLEDGSEFKTFNTLDGHGIKMLINSGVRTAIISGRKTPVVERRANNLGIQHLFQGREDKLVVLDGLLAELGLSYEEVAYLGDDLPDLPVIRRVGLGMAVASADSFVRQNAHGVTQARGGDGAAREFCELIMRAQGTLDAAQAAYL from the coding sequence ATGAACGACCTGCTGCAACGCGCCCGCGTCGTTAAACTGGCGATCTTCGACGTCGACGGCGTCCTCACCGACGGACGCCTGTACTTTCTCGAAGACGGTAGTGAATTCAAGACGTTCAACACGCTCGACGGCCACGGCATCAAGATGCTAATCAACTCGGGCGTGCGCACTGCCATCATCAGCGGACGCAAGACCCCGGTAGTCGAACGCCGCGCCAACAACCTCGGTATCCAGCATCTGTTTCAGGGCCGAGAGGACAAACTCGTGGTGCTCGACGGCCTGCTCGCCGAACTCGGCCTAAGCTATGAAGAGGTCGCCTATCTGGGCGACGATCTGCCGGATCTTCCAGTGATCCGCCGGGTCGGATTGGGCATGGCCGTGGCCAGCGCTGACAGCTTCGTGCGCCAGAACGCCCATGGTGTAACCCAGGCCCGCGGCGGCGACGGTGCGGCGCGGGAATTCTGCGAACTGATCATGCGCGCCCAGGGCACACTGGATGCGGCCCAAGCCGCCTACCTCTAG
- a CDS encoding MlaC/ttg2D family ABC transporter substrate-binding protein — translation MFKTVRNSLLVLLAALPLLAAAAPSAHEVVQQTTDTLLADLKANKDRYRSDPNAFYDSLNEILGPVVDVDGISRGVMTVRYSRQASPEQMSRFQENFKRSLMQFYGNALLEYNNQDIRVLPASGRAEGERTSVGMEIRDGKGVVYPLSYTMVSIDGGWKLRNVVINGINVGKLFRDQFAQSMQTNRNDLDKVIDTWADTVARARQARGES, via the coding sequence ATGTTCAAGACCGTGCGTAATTCCCTACTGGTGTTGCTGGCCGCCTTGCCGCTGCTGGCGGCCGCCGCGCCAAGTGCTCATGAAGTGGTGCAGCAGACCACCGATACCCTGCTGGCCGATCTCAAGGCCAACAAGGATCGCTACCGCAGCGACCCCAATGCCTTCTACGACTCCCTCAATGAGATTCTCGGCCCTGTGGTCGATGTCGATGGCATTTCCCGTGGTGTGATGACCGTGCGCTACTCGCGGCAGGCCTCGCCCGAGCAGATGAGCCGCTTTCAGGAGAACTTCAAGCGCAGCCTGATGCAGTTCTATGGCAATGCCCTGCTCGAATACAACAATCAGGATATTCGCGTGCTGCCGGCCAGCGGCAGGGCCGAGGGCGAGCGCACGTCGGTGGGCATGGAGATTCGTGATGGCAAGGGTGTGGTCTACCCGCTGTCCTACACCATGGTGTCGATCGATGGCGGCTGGAAGCTGCGCAATGTGGTGATCAACGGTATCAACGTCGGCAAGCTGTTCCGCGACCAGTTCGCCCAGTCGATGCAGACCAATCGCAACGACCTCGACAAGGTCATCGATACCTGGGCCGATACCGTGGCCAGGGCGCGCCAGGCTCGGGGCGAGTCGTGA
- a CDS encoding STAS domain-containing protein: MSQASITERSTGQLQLAGVLDYSTGPQLREQGARLIASSSAARLSLDCNAVEKSSSVGLALLLAFMRDARKAGRELTISGLPDDMREIAQVSGLLELLPLQS, encoded by the coding sequence GTGAGCCAGGCCAGCATAACCGAGCGCAGCACTGGGCAACTGCAACTGGCCGGCGTGCTGGACTACAGCACCGGGCCGCAACTGCGGGAGCAAGGGGCGCGCCTGATTGCTTCCAGCAGTGCCGCGCGTCTGTCGCTCGACTGCAATGCCGTGGAAAAATCCAGCAGCGTCGGTTTGGCGTTGCTGCTGGCGTTCATGCGTGATGCGCGCAAGGCGGGCCGTGAGCTGACCATCAGTGGGCTGCCTGACGACATGCGCGAGATCGCCCAGGTCAGCGGCTTGCTCGAGTTACTGCCGCTGCAATCGTGA
- the lptB gene encoding LPS export ABC transporter ATP-binding protein — translation MAILKAQHLAKSYKSRQVVRDVSLSIESGQIVGLLGPNGAGKTTCFYMIVGLVRADQGRVLIDDLDVSHQPMHGRARAGIGYLPQEASIFRKLSVADNIMAILETRKDLDRAGRQAELENLLQEFHIHHIADSLGMSLSGGERRRVEIARALATNPKFILLDEPFAGVDPISVGDIKQIIHHLKTKGIGILITDHNVRETLDICETAYIVNDGQLIAEGDAETILANQTVKEVYLGHEFRL, via the coding sequence ATGGCCATTCTCAAAGCCCAACACCTGGCGAAAAGCTACAAGAGCCGTCAGGTCGTGCGTGACGTCAGCCTGAGCATCGAAAGCGGCCAGATCGTTGGCCTGCTCGGCCCCAATGGTGCCGGCAAGACCACCTGCTTCTACATGATCGTCGGCCTGGTACGCGCCGATCAGGGCCGCGTGCTGATCGACGACCTGGACGTCAGCCATCAACCGATGCACGGCCGCGCTCGCGCCGGCATCGGCTACCTGCCGCAGGAAGCGTCGATCTTCCGTAAGCTGTCGGTGGCCGACAACATCATGGCCATTCTCGAGACCCGCAAGGACCTGGATCGCGCCGGACGCCAGGCGGAGCTGGAAAACCTGCTGCAGGAATTCCACATCCACCACATCGCCGACAGCCTCGGCATGAGCCTGTCCGGCGGTGAACGACGCCGCGTGGAGATTGCCCGCGCCCTGGCGACCAACCCCAAGTTCATTCTGCTCGACGAACCCTTCGCCGGGGTCGACCCGATTTCGGTGGGCGATATCAAGCAGATCATCCACCACCTCAAGACCAAGGGCATCGGCATCCTGATCACCGATCACAACGTGCGCGAGACCCTGGACATCTGCGAGACCGCCTATATCGTCAACGACGGACAGCTGATCGCCGAAGGTGACGCCGAAACCATCCTCGCCAACCAGACGGTGAAGGAAGTTTATCTGGGCCACGAGTTCCGCCTCTAG
- a CDS encoding KpsF/GutQ family sugar-phosphate isomerase codes for MNQTRDLIDSAQRTIRLELEAVQELLPRINADFIKACELILNCNGRVVVVGMGKSGHIGNKIAATLASTGTTAFFVHPAEASHGDMGMITKDDIVLALSNSGSTAEIVTLLPLIKRLGIRLISMTGNPDSPLAKAAEVNLDARVSQEACPLNLAPTSSTTASLVLGDALAIALLEARGFTAEDFAFSHPGGALGRRLLLKVENVMHKDDALPRVHRGTSLRDALLEMTQKGLGMTVVLEEDGRLAGIFTDGDLRRTLDKGIDVRHASIDEVMTPHGKTARAEMLAAEALKIMEDHKINALVVVDDQDNPVGALNMHDLLRAGVM; via the coding sequence ATGAACCAGACCCGCGACCTGATTGATTCCGCGCAGCGCACCATTCGCCTCGAACTGGAAGCGGTGCAGGAGCTGCTGCCACGCATCAACGCCGATTTCATCAAGGCCTGTGAGCTGATCCTGAACTGCAACGGTCGCGTGGTCGTGGTTGGCATGGGCAAGTCAGGGCACATCGGCAACAAGATCGCCGCGACCCTGGCCAGCACCGGCACCACGGCGTTCTTCGTCCATCCGGCCGAGGCCAGCCACGGCGATATGGGCATGATCACCAAGGACGATATCGTCCTGGCTCTGTCCAACTCGGGCTCGACCGCCGAGATCGTCACCCTGCTTCCTTTGATAAAACGCCTCGGCATCCGCCTGATCAGCATGACCGGCAACCCCGACTCACCGTTGGCCAAGGCAGCCGAAGTCAATCTCGACGCTCGCGTCTCGCAGGAGGCCTGCCCGCTGAACCTGGCTCCGACCTCCTCGACCACTGCCAGCCTAGTGCTCGGCGACGCCCTGGCCATCGCCTTGCTGGAAGCACGCGGTTTCACCGCCGAAGACTTCGCCTTCTCCCATCCGGGCGGCGCCCTCGGCCGTCGCCTGCTTCTCAAGGTCGAGAACGTGATGCACAAGGACGATGCACTGCCGCGCGTACACCGCGGCACCAGCCTGCGCGATGCTCTGCTGGAAATGACCCAGAAGGGCCTGGGGATGACGGTGGTACTCGAAGAAGACGGCCGACTGGCGGGCATTTTCACCGATGGCGATCTGCGCCGTACTCTGGACAAGGGCATAGACGTACGCCACGCATCGATCGACGAAGTCATGACCCCGCACGGCAAGACCGCCCGTGCCGAAATGCTCGCCGCCGAAGCCCTGAAGATCATGGAAGACCACAAGATCAACGCCCTCGTGGTGGTCGACGACCAGGACAACCCGGTCGGCGCCCTCAACATGCACGACCTGCTGCGCGCTGGAGTAATGTAA
- the mlaE gene encoding lipid asymmetry maintenance ABC transporter permease subunit MlaE, producing MRRISPLERLRLFGRAGIDVVATLGRSVLFLLGALFGRSRAGKPLQLLIKQLFAVGVMSLAIIVVSGIFIGMVLALQGYNILVSYGSEQAVGQMVALTLLRELGPVVTALLFAGRAGSALTAEIGNMKSTEQLSSLEMIGVDPLKYIVAPRLWAGFISMPLLAMIFSVVGIWGGAMVAVDWLGVYEGSFWANMQNSVSFYDDVLNGVIKSIVFAFVVTWIAVFQGYDCEPTSEGISRATTRTVVYASLAVLGLDFILTALMFGDF from the coding sequence ATGCGCAGAATTTCACCGCTCGAACGGCTGCGTCTGTTTGGTCGTGCGGGTATCGATGTGGTCGCTACGCTGGGGCGTTCGGTGCTGTTTCTGCTGGGCGCGCTGTTCGGCCGCAGTCGCGCCGGCAAGCCGCTGCAATTGCTGATCAAGCAGCTTTTCGCAGTTGGTGTGATGTCGCTGGCGATCATCGTCGTCTCCGGCATCTTCATCGGCATGGTGCTGGCCCTACAGGGCTACAACATCCTGGTCAGCTACGGCTCCGAGCAGGCGGTCGGGCAGATGGTCGCGCTAACCCTGCTGCGTGAGTTGGGGCCCGTAGTGACTGCACTGCTGTTCGCCGGCCGTGCCGGCTCCGCGCTGACAGCCGAAATCGGCAACATGAAATCCACCGAGCAGCTCTCCAGCCTGGAAATGATCGGCGTCGATCCACTCAAGTACATCGTCGCGCCGCGGCTGTGGGCCGGCTTCATCTCCATGCCGCTGCTGGCGATGATCTTCAGTGTCGTCGGCATCTGGGGCGGGGCGATGGTGGCCGTGGACTGGCTGGGCGTCTACGAGGGCTCGTTCTGGGCCAACATGCAGAACAGTGTTTCCTTTTATGACGATGTGCTCAACGGCGTGATCAAGAGCATCGTCTTCGCCTTCGTGGTGACCTGGATCGCCGTATTCCAGGGCTACGACTGCGAGCCCACTTCCGAGGGCATCAGCCGCGCGACCACGCGCACCGTGGTGTACGCCTCGCTGGCCGTTCTGGGCCTGGATTTCATTCTGACCGCTTTGATGTTTGGAGACTTCTGA